CAGAAACTTGGAGAAGCCTTTTGCCGGCCGTCCTACTTGGCAGCAAACCCTCTCCTAGCAGCGGTAAGAGTTGAATGGTAAGGGGGGGGAAATCTTACCAAACCAAACAACTCACTTGACAGCTAGTTCTTTCGCCGGCTTCAGGGCACGAGTTAGCTATCCTTCTCACTTGGTCTAGCGAGTTATTGGGCACTGGGtttacacatatacatgcattttCTAACTACAGCGAGAAGGAAGAGGCAGGCGCGCGGGTTGTCGTTAGGCGGTATTCAACATAGGGAGCCGGAGGTGAGCTCCATCCCTCCCCTAGCTCGGGGAGTTTCTCGGGTTTGGTGGGCAGAAGGCAAGCTAGTCCTGAGTGCTGTGTGCTCTCTTTCCCGTCCTGCGCAGAATGACCATGTGTAGCGGAGCGAGGCTGGCCCTGCTGGTTTACGGGATAATAATGCACAGCAGCGTTTACTGCTCACCTGCCGCCGCAGGACTCCGGTTCCCTGGGATCAGGTAAGTGCTGGCCGCCCGGGCTGAGCTGAGGCTGGGGCTCCCCTTCCCCTGACACCTCTTCGTGGTCGCCTTCCTGCAGTTCCTCGGTCCGGGCTACGACCATCTCCCCATTCACCACCACTGCGCTGCCGCCAGCCTGGGTCCGGCCGAGGGTACCCGTCCCTGGCTCAGCCCGAGGACAAGGGCAGGCTCCACTAGGGCtccgcgcccctcccccagcccgccGCAGCCTAGGGGCCCGGGTGGAGCGAGCGCACTTCCGCGGACTGGAGaaacctccccttccccagccccgcccgcgggaggggggcagggcagggtccGGAGCTTGacttctttttcctattcttagCTGGAGCTAGGAGAACTTCGGCTCATGGAGCCAGGTTGGAGGGGCTGGAGAGCGACGCTCCTGTGGACTTTGCTTTGTTACAGCTTGTTCCGGACTATCGGGGCggggtctccctccctctcctctgctctgctctccctCTCACCTCTATTCGATTTTTTCCCACTGGAGGAGCTTTCTCTCAAGTGATAACGTTTTACGCCTGCATTTTGAgtcttggggagggggagtgttGGCCGAGTAGAGTTAAGAAGACGCGATGTGAGAGATGGAAAAACAAGTATGAGTCTGAGAGGGGGGGGAGAAACGGATGctaggaaggaggaagagaaagctaGCAGGCAGCCAGTACCGGGACGGTAGCCCTACCCACCCCAGATTGGAGTAATTCTGGATTTTTCTTAATTCCTGGTTTCTAATTGGTCGGCGATGCCTGGGTTCCCCGCCGCAGCCCTAAAGTCCCGGGCCTGTCCGCAGGAGAGTGGAAGCTCGCCCCGCAGCGCAGCGTCTGCGCCACGCGGTCCAACGGGCTCCCGGTGGCACGGAGCGCGCGTTCTGCCCGCAAAGCTGCTCCTCCGAGCCGCGCCCAAGTATGTTAGTCTTAGGGGCCGCTGACCATTGACTTGGCCGAAGAGGGTTCTGGCTTCGGCATTAGGACTCCAGCACTTGGGCATGGGACAGGGATGGCAGTGCCCAGAAAGAACCGGGAACGTGGGGCAGCTGGGCCAGGGCATCCAGGCGCGTCGCCGAGGAAAGGCTGGGTATGGGGCGGGCGCAGGCATGTGCCTGCTTCGCCCTTACCTCTTCAGGGATGGTGGAAAGGCGAGCGGAGTAATGAAGTATGACTAACCTCTTCTAAAGAGCGCTACTTGCCTTGGCCGCTTTCCGAGTCTCTCCAGAAGCCAAAAGCGAGGGGTTTTTGTATTTTAACCCACCTCTCGCGTCCTATATCAAGGATTGAGGCAGTAGACGAGGGCGATTGCGAGATCCCTGTTGACCCGCTGACCCTTTCCCTTTGCATGGGGGTTGAAATGCGGTCCTGCCGTACCGCCACCACTGACAGATTAGCGCGAACTACTTACTGTACTTAAAAGGCCTATTTCACCCCCAGCTATTTTCAAAGTCCCGCGTGCCTAGCACTTTCTCCGGGCGAGAGGCACCGGAGGGCGGGGAGACGCCACAGAATGAGCCGCCGCCAAACAGGCTAAATTCAGGGGCATCTATTATTCATATTCCTGCCAGATCCTCTCCCGCCCAAAATAGAAGCCGGAGGTTCTCCGTGACCTACATCTGCGCGGGGAAGGGCTCCCCTGGGCTCggaggctgggtgggggtggctgcCTCGTTGGCCGCCTGACTCCCCAGCCATCCACCCTCTCTGGCTCCGGGCCTACCCCATCCAGTCTTCGCTTGGCCAGCGCCTTGTCTCCCAGGGCCTTTCTCGTACCCGCCCGCGGATACTTGTGGAGGTTGGCTCAGGCACCAGGCCGGGAGCCGGGCGGTCCTCTACCGCGGCCAGGTGTGCGAGGTCAGCGGAGAAGCCTCCGCTTCCCAGTGCCAGCTAAGGccgcggccccggccccggcagagaaacctttccccgCGACAGGGGGGTTGGGAATTTGTTGGGTGTACTACCCCCAACCCACCCGGAGAAGACGCAGTTCTCCAAGGGGGGCTTTTAGGAAGACAGAAAGTCGTGCGAGCCCCTAGGGGTCTTCAGGTCCTCGCAGAGCCGCAGAAGGACCTGCATTGACCACTCCTTCTGCCCCCGGCTACTCCGGCAGGCCGGAGGACGACGCGTACGACGAGGACGGAAGCCCGCTGCAGGACTTCTACGACTCGGACCCGCCGGGCGTGGGGAGCCCCGCCTCCGCGCTGCGCGACGCCTACGCGCTCTACTACCCCGCGGAGGAGAGGTAAGTCCGCGCCGCCCCGGACTGAAGGGGGAAGAGCAGGGGGTCGGCCCACGGAgtagattctttttcataaaagccCTAAAGCCTCTTCTCCCCGGCTGATTCCCACGAAAGCGACAGAAAGTTAGTAGCATGTTAGTCTGAGTGGACAGGAGGGCCGCGTGGGGACTGAAAGGTCTGTGGCCCAAGGAGTGGCAGTGAGTGCGCACCCGGGCCGGACTCCACACCCAAGGTCCTGGGAGGGCAGGACGAACTCCGGTACCTGGCACTCATTTACGGGAACATCCCAAGAGTTATTCCCGAGTGCTCTGCCTGTGGAGGTTTCCCTGTTAGCCTTCCTGAGCACCGACTGGTGCGCGTGCCCACCGGGGTGAGGgttgtgtgtgtgctggggcgGCCACTTGGGGACAGAGTTTGTGACCCCGGGTGCGCACTTTGCCTCCCTGTTAGAGATGTCGCCCACGAGATCCTTAACAAGGCCTACCGAAAAGTTCTGGACCAGCTGTCCGCCAGAAAATACCTGCAGACGCTCATGGCCAAGGGCGTGGGGTAAGAGTTTGCGAAAGAGTTAACCAGCGCGCGATAGCGCGCGCGCGCCGAGATGGGTGTCGGTACGAGCGCGCGCGCGCGGGGGGGGCGGTGCAGCTTTACGTCCGTGCGTGCACGTGGGCTGAGGATGCGTCTGCGCCGGGCCAGTTCCCGGCCACAGGTGAAGGTTCGGAGACCGCGCCTTAAGTTTAGTCAGAGAACTCGGGAATGGGGCGAGGAAAGGGGAGGGCAGGAAAACCAGGGAGTCTGATTCgttttgaataattaaaaaaagagagggtACCCCCCCTTCCCCAACAAGGCCTTCAAAACCTTCAGGCTTAGTGGGACGATTGCTAGAATATTCTCTAAGCATGACTTTCTTTTTGCTCGCATTTCTTTTACTGTAAATTCAAATCGAAACAAACAAAGCCTCAAATTTGGACACAGTTTTTGCTCGTGCCAGACAAATCCAGAGCACAGGGCTCGCGTGAAGCATCTCTTAGCAGAAGGCAACGTTTTAATAAAACCCATGGGACGACAGGTTTCATTTCTCGCAATGAATAATTAATGCGATGAAAAATATTGCCTACAGCCTGTCGACTTATATTACTATCACGTGTTTCAACTTAGCGTGCAGAAGTGTACTCATGTCTGACTAGGAATTGCCTGACCTATGTAAAGTGAAATAGCAGCAGCCAACGTGGCATTTAGGGCTCTTTGGTTATTTTCTTTGTACGTGGGGAGTTAGAGAAACAGGACAATTGGGCACAAAAGCACGGGTGGTCAAATCTCAGAGCGTTTGGAAAGAGGTTGGGCTTAAATCGCTTGCCTTTGTCCTGGACCTCACTCCGGGGCCCCGTCTATAAGACCTTAGTACCGGGAAATCCTcgatggggagggaggagtcagGGGTTCCCTTCGCAGCCCTCCCTCCGGCTGCTGTCTGGCGGAGCGAGGCGGCGCGGTGGTCCCTGACAGCCCGCGCCCTCCCCGAAGGCTCCCGCGTGGGGTGGGGCCCGCCTGCTCCCCGCAGCTATTCAGTCTGTGTCTCCCGCCCCGCCACCCTCTTCCTGACCCCTTTCCTTGCAGTGGGAACCTAGGCGGCGGCGCGGACGACGACTCGGAGCCCCTCTCCAAGCGCCACTCGGACGGAATCTTCACCGACAGTTACAGCCGCTACCGGAAACAAATGGCTGTTAAGAAATACTTGGCGGCTGTCCTAGGGAAAAGGTATAAACAAAGGGTTAAAAACAAAGGACGCCGAATAGCGTATTTGTAGCGATGAGTTACCAGCTACCCTGTGTATACAGCCCTGACACAATGAAACGTCATTTTCCCAACTGACTGAACAGTCATCGCTCATGTGTTCTATCCAAACATGTATTTATGTATGAAGTAAAgccattaaatgaatattttgataataatactgtttttctttttacaaagcaCTAGAGAATGCACAGATATACTTTGTGGACCAATTATtgatattgatatatatatatattacaaatgtatattaagaatatatataagtataataGACAGGAGTTCGTACAAAGTGTGCACAAGGATTGAAAATTCGCCTGagctgtttgtttttatataaaataaatagagaaatagaCAATCATTGTTTTGAATAGTACTCCTATTTTTGTAAACTGGAATTAAAAGGATAGTATTTTTATCCACGACAGGACTGAAGATATTAATACTGACCATTTGCTACTGTACATAAACAGTGATGCCCTGCTCCAGGGAGATTTTGAGGTATGATTTGGGAGAATGCTGAAGGGCACTCTTTCTTTCCCAGCGAGTCTCTGGGGCAGGCTGCTTCAGTCCCAGCTGAACTCAGCTAGGCACTGTGCCCCTTGCTGGGTGGCAATTCCAATACTTAAGCTTTCtttgattctatttttatgtgtatttgtgtCTCTTCAGACTCAGCCCAGAAGGAAATTCTCCCGATAAAACAACAGCTGGATCCAAATTGTGCTTCTCCCCAGAATTCATACCACTccctgggggaggggttgggggattGTACAGAGGAGAGAGAGTTGAATAGGAAGCTCCCTTTTCTGTACTTCCAGGGAACCCACTATCCCAAGGTTAGGGCAATTGAAACAGTGAAGGAAATGTAGGCATATTGGAAGAGGCAGAGCATAAGGCAGTAGGAGCAGGACCCTGGAAAGGGGCTGGTTTGGGGCTGCCCCAGGTCTGGGAGCTGGGGGTAAGTGGAGTCCCCCACCTTAGGTCCCCTGCCTGCCTGACTTTGGGCGCTGGGTATTGGAAATGGATGCAAAGTACAATGTGTTTTTCTCCAGTGCTGTCCATGCTTCTCATCTTGTGCAATGGCTGGGATCCTTCCCTTTGAACCCTGCTCTGTGGGAGCTACCCTTTTATTTCGTGTTTTTCTGAAGATGCCTCTTTCCCACCCTCCGCAATGTTTAAGCACTGTTTACCGTTTT
This genomic stretch from Camelus dromedarius isolate mCamDro1 chromosome 32, mCamDro1.pat, whole genome shotgun sequence harbors:
- the ADCYAP1 gene encoding pituitary adenylate cyclase-activating polypeptide; this encodes MTMCSGARLALLVYGIIMHSSVYCSPAAAGLRFPGIRPEDDAYDEDGSPLQDFYDSDPPGVGSPASALRDAYALYYPAEERDVAHEILNKAYRKVLDQLSARKYLQTLMAKGVGGNLGGGADDDSEPLSKRHSDGIFTDSYSRYRKQMAVKKYLAAVLGKRYKQRVKNKGRRIAYL